The Leptospiraceae bacterium genome includes the window TGACCGAACAATAAAAAATGCTACCTTGAGTAATTTTCAATTACACTCGAGGAAGGTTTTCCATTTCATTCTTAAATTTTACTTACAGTTACACAAAAATTGTATCGAAGCGATTTTTTTGGCAAACTATTTATGGATAAAGGTTAATCTCTTCTGTTGCGATCGTGATTAATTCTATTCATAATGTATAGGGCAAGGTAAGCTCCTAAAAATACGGCAATCAAATTTACGTTGGATAATTGGGTCGATCCAATTTTTGGAGAGATCAACCACATAATAATATTTCGCAAAGCATCTTGTAGGATTGCAAAAACAATTAGTGCTCCAACGGAAGCGACTAAAATTGTACCTAAAAACTTACCCAGTAAATCTTTTTTAAGATAGAAGTAATAATACCAAGCAACTACTGCGGACACAGCTATTAAAAATATAATATCAACTAAAACTGTCCAAGGAGCTGAAGGGGAGGCTAATGGAGCTAATAAAAAATGTTCAAAATACATACTGTTAAATTTATCGTAAAAATGGCGATTTTTTTGCACCAATTTTTTTTATTATAGTAAAAAACATATTTTAAAAAATGAAAATATTCTTTTCTATGTAAATAAATTTTTTAAGTATAAGAAAATGATGAAAATATCAAATAAGACTAAAATTTTTGGAATTCTTGGAAATCCTTTATCCCACACTCTATCGCCTCTAATTCATAACTATCTATTTCAAGAATATGGTTTGGATGGAATTTATTTAGTTTTTGAGACTCAAAATCCAGATAGCACTTTAGTATCACTTCAAAATTTGAATGTACAAGGACTGTCTGTGACTATTCCTTATAAAGAATGGGCTTATTCGGTTGCACATAAAAACGACGAAACATCCGAATGGATGAAAGCTGCCAACACTTTAACATTTCAAGAGAATAAAATATTAGCCAATAACACAGACGGGTATGGTGCGGTTGAATCTATAAAAAATTCAGGAAATAAAATATTGCATTCTAATGTTGTTGTTTTAGGTAGCGGAGGAAGTGCCAGAGGTATCGCATATTCATTGGCAAAAGAAATGAAACAGAAAAAGATTTATATCTCTGCGAGAAATAAAATAAAGTCTTTGGAATTGGTGAGTTTGTTAAATTCTACTTCCCCCGGAATATCTGAATACATCCCAGTGCAACAAATTGGTGAAGTAAAAGATGATGTATCCCTTGTTATCAACACAACTCCTCTTGGAATGAAAAACTACGATCAAGATATTTTGCTATCAGAAGATTTTTTTTCAAATAATCATACGTTATTCGATATTGTTTATAATCCTTGTCATACTCCATTGGTCAAACTCGCAATGAAAAGAAAGGCAAAAATTATCTTGGGTTATGAAATGCTTGTTTATCAAGCGATGAAGCAGTTTGAAATATTCACAAGCATTCAAGTCGAAAAAAAGATTATTGAAAAAGTCAAAACTCAAGTTTTTAAAATATTAAAATGAGTTTTGATGAATTTTTAGACCAACTTCCTAATTTAGAAAAGACAAGAAATTTTAATGTATTTAAAAGTTATAGTTTAGAAAAGTTTGAGTCTGCATTAAAGTTACTAAATTTAGATAGACGATTTTCAAAAGCAAAAATCCCTCTTCGTATTTCAGTGATTGGGACTAATGGAAAAGGCTCTGTGTCACACTTTCTTTCTGAGTTAGCTATAAGCTCAAATTTGTATAAGAAAGTCGGGTTGTTTACTTCTCCTCATCTTTTGCATAAAGAAGAGAGAATTCGTTTGAATGCAGAAAAAATTTCTATAGAGAAATTAAATTCACTATTTCGAGAGCTATCTTTCTATTACGAAGATTTATTGAGTGAGCTTTCGTATTTTGAAATATTTACGATTATGGCTTTTTTTTATTTTCAGAAAGAAAATTGCGATCTTGAAATCTACGAAGCTGGTCTTGGCGGGAGATTTGATTCTACAAAATTGGCTTTTTCTGATATTTTAATTCTGACAAAAATAAGTTTGGATCATTCTGAAATATTGGGAAAGACCGAAGTAGATATTTTAAAAGAAAAATTGGCGATTTCATCGGAATATACAAGATTTCTATTCTATTACAACCAAGAAAATCAAGAATTGAATGAAATGATTTCCGGGTATTGCAAAAATAAAAATATTGAGACATTTTTTTTTACGAAAGAATTTCAGGATATAGATTATCTTTCCTACAATTTAGAATTTTGCAAATTTATTTTCAATGTGATTGATCCAAAATTTGATTCTTCTGTATATAAGGTTAAGAATGGTGCCCCGGGCAGAATAGAAATTTTAAAAGAAGAGCCTCTTGTTGTGTTTGATGTTGCGCATAACGTATCTGCGATTCAGTATCTTTTAAAGTCAATTCAAAGTAAATTCTATTTCCATAAGTTAAATGTTGTATTTGCTTGTTTAAAAGATAAAGATGGAGAAGAAATGGTAAAAGTTTTCTTATCGAGTCCATTTATCGAAAAGGTGTATCTTTATAGGTCTGGCGAATATTTGGAAATTCATTTAATTTCTGAAAAAATCGAGACTATAAGCCAAGATCAACTGAAAGAGCTTACCCAAAACAGCCATCTTCCACTTTTGGTCACAGGCAGTTTTCGACTTTACGATTTGATAAAAAGAAATTTCAGTGGATAATTTGGTATGGATTTCAAGATTTCTGTAATTTTGTCATTTACTTTGCACCTTTTAGGGTATGGTTTGTATTTTCTATATTCGGAATATTTTTTTTCTCAGAGCAAATTATCTATCTTGATTCAAAAAGGGGAAACTCAGAATTATCCTGTCGGGCTAATAGCATTTCAATTTCAAGGGAAGGGTGAAACAAATATCAATCAATATCAATCTGCTTTGGAGGGTGCCGAGTCAGAAGAAATAAAAAATATCCAAAATAAAATTACCTACCCTCCGGTAGCCTTAGAAAATGGGTGGGAGTCAAATTGTGAGTGGAGTGTAGAAATAGGAAAAGAAAATAAGGCAATTCGGGTTCATCCGATAAATAAATGCAAATACCAAGTTTTTGAAAATGAGTTTATGCGTGTAATTAGAAATTGGAATTTTACTTTACAGGAAGGAACAGTGTTGAAAATTCCGGTTGCATTCAGAATCCAGAGTGTGAAATAATTTATGTGGTATGCTCTTTATACAAACCCCAGAGCAGAGAAAAAACTATCTGCACTTTTAAATAAATACAAAGTAGAAAATTATCTTCCACTTTTGGCAATTAAAAAAAAGTGGTCGGATCGCTATAAAATTATCAGTACACCTCTTTTTACTTCTTATATATTTGTGAATATTGAATACGATAAAGATAGAATAAAAATTCTTTCTCTTCCCGGTGCCCATCATTTTATTTTTCATCTCGGTAAACCTTGCATAATTTCGGAAGAAGATATTGAAATGATAAAAATTTTTGTAGAAAATTTTCCGGAAACCCTGAAATTAAAAAAAGAAGAAAGTTTAAAGAAAGGAAAAACAATTTTAATCAAATATGGCCCTTTCGCTGGGCATAAAGCAGAGGTTGAAAGAGTGAATAAAAATGCAAGAGTAGTATTGAAACTGCCTGCGATGAATCAGACAATTTCGGTAGAAGTTCAAGTTGAAG containing:
- a CDS encoding UpxY family transcription antiterminator, whose amino-acid sequence is MWYALYTNPRAEKKLSALLNKYKVENYLPLLAIKKKWSDRYKIISTPLFTSYIFVNIEYDKDRIKILSLPGAHHFIFHLGKPCIISEEDIEMIKIFVENFPETLKLKKEESLKKGKTILIKYGPFAGHKAEVERVNKNARVVLKLPAMNQTISVEVQVEELGLDEIW
- the aroE gene encoding shikimate dehydrogenase; this translates as MKISNKTKIFGILGNPLSHTLSPLIHNYLFQEYGLDGIYLVFETQNPDSTLVSLQNLNVQGLSVTIPYKEWAYSVAHKNDETSEWMKAANTLTFQENKILANNTDGYGAVESIKNSGNKILHSNVVVLGSGGSARGIAYSLAKEMKQKKIYISARNKIKSLELVSLLNSTSPGISEYIPVQQIGEVKDDVSLVINTTPLGMKNYDQDILLSEDFFSNNHTLFDIVYNPCHTPLVKLAMKRKAKIILGYEMLVYQAMKQFEIFTSIQVEKKIIEKVKTQVFKILK
- a CDS encoding bifunctional folylpolyglutamate synthase/dihydrofolate synthase is translated as MSFDEFLDQLPNLEKTRNFNVFKSYSLEKFESALKLLNLDRRFSKAKIPLRISVIGTNGKGSVSHFLSELAISSNLYKKVGLFTSPHLLHKEERIRLNAEKISIEKLNSLFRELSFYYEDLLSELSYFEIFTIMAFFYFQKENCDLEIYEAGLGGRFDSTKLAFSDILILTKISLDHSEILGKTEVDILKEKLAISSEYTRFLFYYNQENQELNEMISGYCKNKNIETFFFTKEFQDIDYLSYNLEFCKFIFNVIDPKFDSSVYKVKNGAPGRIEILKEEPLVVFDVAHNVSAIQYLLKSIQSKFYFHKLNVVFACLKDKDGEEMVKVFLSSPFIEKVYLYRSGEYLEIHLISEKIETISQDQLKELTQNSHLPLLVTGSFRLYDLIKRNFSG